One genomic segment of Helicobacter enhydrae includes these proteins:
- the lpxC gene encoding UDP-3-O-acyl-N-acetylglucosamine deacetylase, with the protein MKQITIKKAVEVVGVGLHKGVPVKMRLEPLPADRGIVFYRTDKDVQIELKPENVVDTTMATVLGKGDVRVSTIEHLLSAVHAYGIDNLLICVDNEEIPIMDGSAIAYCALLDEAGLVALDARKKAIEIKKVIEVKDGEKFVRIEPSPKTIFDFKIEFNHPGIKEQSYRFVFSTNAYKEEIARARTFGFLSEVNYLRSVGLAKGGGLHNCIVLDESGVMNKEGLRYKEEFVRHKILDAIGDMAILGMPLIGTYVSFAGSHKLNHLLTMQVLAQADAYEIVELPDSEEERVEEYEQAYAMQRQ; encoded by the coding sequence ATGAAACAAATAACAATCAAAAAAGCTGTTGAGGTCGTTGGCGTTGGGTTGCACAAGGGGGTTCCTGTCAAAATGCGACTTGAGCCATTACCAGCAGATCGTGGCATTGTGTTTTATCGCACGGACAAAGATGTCCAAATCGAGCTCAAGCCAGAAAATGTTGTGGATACGACGATGGCAACGGTGTTGGGCAAAGGTGATGTGAGGGTTAGCACTATCGAGCATTTGTTGTCAGCAGTCCATGCTTATGGGATTGATAATCTGCTCATTTGCGTGGATAATGAAGAGATTCCTATCATGGATGGCAGTGCCATTGCTTATTGTGCGTTGTTGGATGAGGCAGGTTTGGTGGCATTGGATGCTCGCAAAAAAGCGATTGAGATCAAAAAAGTGATTGAAGTCAAAGATGGAGAGAAGTTTGTGCGTATTGAGCCAAGTCCCAAAACAATATTTGACTTCAAAATCGAATTCAATCACCCAGGAATCAAAGAGCAGAGTTATCGTTTTGTGTTTAGCACAAATGCCTACAAAGAGGAAATCGCCAGGGCTAGGACTTTTGGTTTTTTGAGCGAGGTGAATTATTTGCGTTCTGTGGGACTAGCTAAGGGCGGAGGATTGCATAATTGCATTGTTTTGGATGAGAGTGGGGTGATGAACAAAGAGGGGTTGCGTTACAAAGAGGAGTTTGTGCGTCATAAGATTTTGGATGCTATTGGGGATATGGCGATTCTAGGAATGCCTTTGATTGGCACTTATGTTTCATTTGCAGGAAGCCACAAACTCAATCATTTGCTTACTATGCAGGTTTTGGCTCAAGCTGATGCGTATGAAATCGTGGAGTTGCCAGATTCTGAGGAAGAGAGGGTGGAGGAATATGAACAAGCTTATGCAATGCAAAGACAATAA
- the moaA gene encoding GTP 3',8-cyclase MoaA: MLIDTFGRQIEYIRVSVTKQCNFRCQYCMPNTPDDFTDTSSLVPLDKMLEFLKIAIDKGIKKIRFTGGEPLLRPDLTDFIQQIHHYAPEVELALTTNGYFLEKYAQKLKDSGIRRLNISLDSLQAHKVQLISKRDVLPQVLKGIHTAKEVGIPIKINMVPLKGINDDEIVAMLNFCIENHFQMRYIEYMENTHANATITGLSEAEILQTISQAHSFAPLEKHSLGPAKNYQLTNGAVFGIIAPHNDDFCKSCNRVRLTSEGVICPCLYYQDAVEVRDAMLSGDKAKMQEALLLSVKNKPEKNQWDHQKNEHSARAFYYTGG, translated from the coding sequence ATGCTGATTGATACCTTTGGACGCCAAATCGAATATATACGCGTTTCAGTTACCAAACAATGCAATTTTCGATGTCAATATTGTATGCCAAATACGCCCGATGATTTTACAGATACAAGTTCTCTTGTCCCGCTTGATAAAATGCTTGAGTTTTTAAAAATTGCCATTGACAAAGGAATCAAAAAAATCCGTTTCACCGGAGGTGAGCCTCTATTGCGTCCTGATTTGACTGACTTCATCCAACAAATCCATCATTATGCACCCGAGGTAGAATTGGCACTCACGACAAATGGGTATTTTCTAGAGAAATACGCCCAAAAGCTCAAAGATTCTGGGATCAGAAGGCTCAATATCTCTTTGGATTCCCTTCAAGCACACAAAGTTCAGTTGATTAGCAAAAGAGATGTGTTGCCACAAGTCCTAAAAGGCATCCACACAGCAAAAGAAGTGGGTATCCCTATCAAAATCAATATGGTGCCACTCAAAGGCATCAATGATGATGAGATTGTCGCAATGTTGAATTTCTGCATAGAAAACCACTTCCAAATGCGTTATATCGAGTATATGGAAAACACTCACGCCAATGCAACAATCACAGGACTCAGCGAAGCAGAAATCCTCCAAACAATCTCTCAAGCACATTCTTTTGCTCCACTAGAAAAACACTCTCTTGGTCCTGCAAAAAACTATCAGCTCACCAATGGGGCAGTTTTTGGAATCATTGCACCCCACAATGATGATTTTTGCAAAAGCTGCAATCGTGTGCGTCTCACAAGCGAGGGAGTCATTTGCCCTTGTTTGTATTATCAAGACGCTGTTGAAGTAAGAGATGCTATGCTCTCAGGCGACAAGGCGAAAATGCAAGAAGCTCTACTGCTTTCTGTCAAAAACAAGCCTGAGAAAAACCAATGGGACCACCAAAAGAATGAACATAGTGCAAGAGCGTTTTATTATACAGGTGGATAA
- a CDS encoding Fur family transcriptional regulator: protein MSKYEQLLKNTNLKVTPQRLNILETIQNIGHATIEEIYEHIQQKHPSISLATIYKNVCTLCGVGVLQEIKTPSNKARYEILHNNHPHLVCTQCGMITDLDCNPRDLIFNQNLPQHFQYSDLSIIFYGLCQHCASC from the coding sequence ATGTCAAAATACGAACAACTTCTTAAAAACACAAATCTCAAAGTCACACCGCAACGCCTCAATATCCTTGAAACCATACAAAACATAGGACACGCGACGATAGAGGAAATTTATGAGCATATCCAACAAAAACACCCATCAATCTCCCTTGCGACAATCTACAAAAATGTTTGCACGCTTTGTGGAGTTGGGGTTTTGCAAGAAATCAAAACTCCATCCAACAAGGCGCGCTATGAAATTTTGCACAACAATCACCCCCATCTTGTATGCACACAATGTGGAATGATTACAGACCTCGACTGCAACCCTCGCGACTTGATTTTCAATCAAAATCTACCCCAACATTTTCAATACTCTGATTTGTCTATTATTTTTTATGGATTATGCCAGCATTGTGCAAGCTGCTAG
- the mobA gene encoding molybdenum cofactor guanylyltransferase MobA, with amino-acid sequence MSNLQIQEIPCVILCGGKSSRMGVNKALLQFGHQTLVEYMYAKCHQLFAETYLVCKEHYGLLDPRVILEPQGIFAPLVGINTAFETLKSQKIFVISVDVPFFSIACCRDMFVFLEQYEIVFARSQGHSHYLCGFYDLAILPKLQAQLKQQNYRMSDLVSQTRHIGVFFDDEAMFANLNTPQDYQQALARIANG; translated from the coding sequence TTGTCAAACTTGCAGATTCAAGAAATCCCATGTGTGATTTTGTGTGGAGGCAAAAGCTCAAGAATGGGCGTGAATAAAGCCCTCCTGCAATTTGGTCATCAAACATTAGTAGAGTATATGTATGCAAAATGCCACCAGCTTTTTGCTGAAACTTATTTGGTGTGCAAAGAGCATTATGGTTTGCTTGATCCCAGAGTGATTTTGGAGCCACAGGGGATTTTTGCCCCATTGGTTGGAATCAACACAGCTTTTGAGACGCTCAAAAGTCAAAAAATCTTTGTGATTAGCGTGGATGTTCCATTTTTTTCTATCGCGTGTTGTCGTGATATGTTTGTGTTTCTAGAGCAATATGAAATCGTTTTTGCAAGGAGTCAGGGGCATTCTCATTATTTGTGTGGATTTTATGATTTGGCGATTCTCCCAAAGCTCCAAGCACAACTCAAGCAGCAAAACTACAGAATGTCTGATTTGGTCAGCCAAACTCGACATATTGGAGTGTTTTTTGATGATGAAGCGATGTTTGCCAATCTCAACACTCCACAAGATTATCAACAAGCTCTAGCAAGGATTGCAAATGGCTAA
- the thrB gene encoding homoserine kinase has product MIITVPATSANLGPGFDCLGLSLKFRNRFEIVPATRTLVEIHGEGSTRLRSDENNLFVRIFRETLRSLGCDEMDYYFKFDNKIPISRGLGSSSATIVGAISGAYLMAGKRLDRGAVLNRALIYENHPDNIAPATFGGFVISMLDRQRVFYIKENISRDIKAVVVIPDKPMNTKYARSILPKKYTMEECVFNISHASFLSGVFLSEKWEFLRLASKDMLHQRKRIATYPVLQEVQRYALEFGALTSTLSGSGSSILNICYADDQGKIFKKLSDKFPNFRVLALEFDNLGVLKQG; this is encoded by the coding sequence TTGATTATCACCGTTCCTGCCACAAGTGCAAATTTGGGTCCAGGTTTTGATTGCTTGGGCTTGTCTCTCAAGTTTCGCAATCGTTTTGAGATTGTCCCTGCAACACGCACTTTGGTCGAAATCCATGGCGAGGGAAGCACGCGATTGCGTTCAGATGAGAACAATCTCTTTGTGAGGATTTTTCGCGAAACTTTGCGTAGTTTGGGTTGCGATGAAATGGATTATTATTTTAAATTTGACAACAAGATCCCTATCTCAAGGGGTCTTGGCAGTAGCTCTGCAACGATTGTAGGGGCTATCAGCGGAGCTTATTTGATGGCAGGAAAAAGGCTTGATAGAGGGGCGGTTTTGAATCGTGCTTTGATTTATGAAAACCACCCAGATAATATTGCACCGGCAACTTTTGGGGGTTTTGTGATTTCAATGCTTGATAGACAGAGGGTGTTTTATATCAAAGAAAACATTTCAAGAGATATTAAAGCTGTTGTTGTGATTCCAGATAAACCTATGAATACAAAATACGCCCGTTCTATTCTTCCCAAAAAATACACAATGGAAGAATGCGTGTTTAATATTTCTCACGCTAGTTTTTTGAGCGGAGTGTTTTTGAGTGAGAAATGGGAGTTTTTGCGTTTGGCAAGCAAAGATATGTTACATCAGAGGAAACGCATCGCAACTTACCCTGTTTTGCAAGAAGTGCAAAGGTATGCACTTGAGTTTGGAGCATTGACAAGCACACTTTCAGGAAGTGGGTCTAGTATCTTAAATATTTGCTATGCTGATGATCAAGGAAAAATATTCAAAAAACTTTCAGATAAATTTCCTAATTTTAGGGTTTTAGCCCTAGAGTTTGATAATTTGGGTGTTTTGAAACAAGGCTAA
- the mqnE gene encoding aminofutalosine synthase MqnE — protein MGLLEQIDSGVEFSASELVKLYDYDLLELGEFADQKRRKLHSNKVFFNINRHINPSNICADVCKFCAFSASRKNPNPYEMNLDEILKHTQEAIKNGAKEVHIVSSHSPNYTYEWYFSMFKTLKESFPSLHIKAMTAAEVDYCSRRFGKSYQVVLEDMAKNGVDSMPGGGAEIFDEDIRKKLCHGKVKSHEWLEIHSLWHKMGRYSNATMLFGHIESRLHRIDHILRLKHTQNTSCNGGFNAFIPLLYQTQNNFLKIQQSPSAQEILKTIAIARILLDNIPHIKAYWATLGLNLALVAQEFGADDIDGTIQVESIQSRAGAKSSNGISQEELIYKIKDAGFRAIERDSLYRELNEF, from the coding sequence ATGGGGCTTTTAGAACAAATCGATAGTGGGGTGGAATTCAGTGCTTCTGAACTTGTCAAACTTTATGATTATGACTTGCTAGAACTAGGAGAGTTTGCAGATCAAAAGCGTCGCAAACTTCATAGCAATAAGGTTTTTTTCAACATCAATCGCCATATCAATCCTAGCAATATTTGTGCTGATGTTTGCAAGTTTTGTGCTTTCTCTGCGAGTCGCAAAAATCCAAATCCCTATGAAATGAATCTTGATGAGATTCTCAAACACACTCAAGAAGCCATCAAAAACGGAGCCAAAGAGGTGCATATTGTCAGCTCCCACTCTCCCAATTACACTTATGAATGGTATTTTTCAATGTTTAAAACTCTCAAAGAAAGCTTCCCATCGCTTCACATCAAAGCAATGACTGCAGCAGAGGTGGATTATTGTTCAAGACGCTTTGGCAAAAGTTATCAAGTCGTCTTGGAGGATATGGCAAAAAATGGAGTGGATTCTATGCCCGGAGGAGGTGCAGAGATTTTTGATGAAGACATCAGAAAAAAACTCTGCCACGGCAAAGTCAAATCGCACGAATGGCTAGAAATCCATTCTTTGTGGCACAAAATGGGACGCTATAGCAATGCTACGATGCTCTTTGGGCATATCGAAAGCCGTTTGCACAGGATTGATCATATTTTGCGTCTCAAACACACACAAAACACCTCTTGCAATGGAGGATTCAATGCCTTTATCCCATTGCTTTATCAAACCCAAAACAATTTTCTCAAAATCCAACAGAGCCCATCTGCCCAAGAAATCCTCAAAACTATCGCCATTGCTAGAATCTTGCTTGATAATATCCCTCACATCAAAGCGTATTGGGCGACTCTTGGACTCAATCTCGCCCTTGTCGCACAAGAATTTGGGGCAGATGACATTGATGGAACGATTCAGGTTGAAAGCATACAATCAAGAGCAGGGGCAAAAAGCTCCAATGGAATCTCTCAAGAAGAGCTTATCTACAAAATCAAAGATGCGGGATTTAGGGCGATTGAGAGAGATAGCCTTTATCGTGAGCTTAATGAATTTTAA
- the rbfA gene encoding 30S ribosome-binding factor RbfA, translating to MTDIKLARSQALLQELLTEALGTLSNPNLNTLSVTQVRCSKGKYHAEVLLHPSDFTTQEQALILKELNKAKGILQEYVLNASGWFKCPNFAFGFDESLEGLNRLDQIFAQLAQEKDKS from the coding sequence ATGACAGACATCAAACTTGCACGCTCACAAGCTTTGCTCCAAGAGCTTTTGACAGAGGCTTTGGGGACTTTGAGCAATCCCAATCTCAACACTTTGAGCGTCACTCAAGTGAGATGTTCAAAAGGGAAATACCACGCAGAGGTTTTGTTGCACCCTAGTGATTTCACAACGCAAGAACAGGCTCTAATCCTTAAAGAGCTCAATAAAGCAAAGGGGATTTTGCAAGAATATGTGCTGAATGCAAGTGGTTGGTTTAAATGCCCAAATTTTGCTTTTGGATTTGATGAGAGCCTAGAGGGGTTAAATCGTTTGGATCAGATTTTTGCTCAACTCGCACAAGAAAAAGACAAAAGCTAG
- a CDS encoding DUF448 domain-containing protein codes for MTHHSLKFYSEKSMRMCICCRLREQQKKMLRLSLKDGKIIVFEGFGRSFYVCEECLNHSGTIKKISKIKKLSVESEVNLKEMIDQWNK; via the coding sequence ATGACGCACCATTCTTTGAAATTTTATTCTGAAAAAAGTATGCGTATGTGTATTTGTTGCAGATTGAGAGAACAGCAAAAAAAAATGCTAAGGTTGAGTTTGAAAGATGGAAAAATCATAGTTTTTGAGGGATTTGGGAGAAGCTTTTATGTGTGCGAAGAATGCCTAAATCATTCGGGGACAATCAAAAAAATTTCAAAAATTAAGAAGCTCTCAGTAGAGTCTGAAGTAAATCTTAAGGAGATGATAGATCAATGGAACAAATAA
- the flhB gene encoding flagellar biosynthesis protein FlhB: protein MANDEEKTEAPSSRKIAKAREEGNVAKSPEVTGFVGLIAGIAMIFLLFSFWVEHFQAIYIQVLAFLRQELNVVDVLNLGFALLWQMFLLVMPMFLALMLVGVLGNVLQFGFLFAPKAIMPKLSKINPITGLKNVFSLKKLLEGLMITLKVLLTFGIGLAVFVLFLSELSKVSRLNIFNQMIWFKEKALILIGVLLVLFAILALVDLMIKRYQYTKSLKMSKKEVKDEHKQQEGSPEIKQKIRQMQMKVAMSRMMQNIPSASVVVTNPTHYAVALRFDAQDREKFGVPVVVAKGIDHLAIRIKTIAREHEIQVIENPPLARELYARIEVDMPIEDDLFAAVAALLREVIRLESLQGKANRFKF, encoded by the coding sequence ATGGCTAATGATGAAGAAAAAACAGAAGCCCCCTCCTCGCGTAAAATCGCCAAGGCTAGAGAGGAGGGCAATGTCGCCAAAAGTCCTGAAGTCACGGGGTTTGTCGGATTGATTGCAGGAATTGCTATGATTTTTTTGCTTTTTTCTTTTTGGGTCGAGCATTTTCAGGCAATCTATATTCAAGTGTTGGCTTTCTTGAGGCAAGAGCTCAATGTCGTAGATGTTTTGAATCTAGGCTTTGCTCTTCTTTGGCAGATGTTTTTGCTCGTGATGCCAATGTTTCTAGCGTTGATGCTTGTTGGGGTTTTGGGCAATGTGCTTCAGTTTGGATTCTTGTTTGCCCCCAAGGCTATTATGCCCAAGCTCTCAAAAATCAACCCCATCACAGGGCTGAAGAATGTTTTTTCTCTCAAGAAGCTTTTGGAGGGTTTGATGATCACTCTGAAAGTTTTGTTGACATTTGGAATCGGATTGGCTGTGTTTGTTTTGTTTTTGTCAGAATTGAGCAAGGTCAGTCGTTTGAATATTTTCAATCAAATGATTTGGTTCAAAGAGAAAGCATTGATCTTGATTGGTGTTTTGCTTGTGCTGTTTGCAATTTTGGCGTTGGTGGATTTGATGATCAAAAGGTATCAATATACAAAGTCTTTGAAAATGAGCAAAAAAGAAGTCAAAGATGAACATAAGCAACAAGAAGGAAGTCCAGAGATCAAACAAAAGATCCGCCAGATGCAGATGAAGGTCGCTATGAGTAGAATGATGCAAAACATCCCTAGTGCGTCTGTGGTCGTTACAAACCCTACGCATTACGCTGTGGCTTTGCGATTTGATGCACAGGATCGAGAAAAATTTGGTGTGCCTGTTGTGGTCGCAAAAGGGATTGATCATTTGGCAATCAGAATCAAAACAATCGCTAGAGAACATGAAATCCAAGTGATTGAAAATCCCCCACTTGCTAGGGAGCTTTATGCAAGGATTGAGGTGGATATGCCCATTGAAGATGATTTGTTTGCTGCTGTGGCTGCTTTGCTTAGAGAGGTGATTCGTTTGGAGAGTTTGCAGGGCAAGGCTAATCGCTTTAAGTTTTAA
- a CDS encoding M23 family metallopeptidase, translating into MIRGYRKQSNYKGLLVLIVLLFIIALVFFASRSSVFERNAPEILLDQRSFWNPKLPMPIVFRDASGIKEYTIVATLENGDKVLEIEEVVLDKPKELKITLPLPNVELYEGMKLHYRISVTDWSNASFFSGNTSYKTFAITLDSLSPSINMLASSFAINYGGSAALVFAVKEENLDRLYISNGVDEFVAFPYIRKGYFASIIAWPIKNKTFSLSVVAIDKAGNKTIYRPGIVKRAKAYRNSNLKLQDKNFEKVDGMLQALGKTDLASYSPQERFRYLNESVRQEDESIIHQASLSFDTDTLIKAPVMFERFYPLKNGQLVGSFGDSRHYFYKDQNISNSFHMGLDSASTKNAPIIASNAGKVVLEKKLGLYGNTMILYHRLGISSLYSHISKFALGLGDQVQENQVIAYTGATGWAFGDHLHFSVLVQGHFVRIAEWMDAKWIKNNIVTILQKGEKMIRDSEKQ; encoded by the coding sequence ATGATTCGTGGTTATCGCAAACAAAGCAATTACAAAGGCTTGTTGGTTTTGATTGTTTTGCTTTTTATCATCGCACTTGTGTTTTTTGCAAGTCGCTCTAGTGTGTTTGAACGCAACGCACCAGAGATTTTGTTGGATCAAAGGAGTTTTTGGAATCCCAAACTCCCGATGCCTATTGTTTTCAGGGATGCAAGTGGTATCAAAGAATACACGATCGTGGCGACTTTGGAAAATGGGGACAAAGTGCTTGAGATTGAAGAAGTGGTTTTGGACAAGCCCAAAGAGCTCAAGATCACTTTGCCATTGCCAAATGTTGAGTTGTATGAGGGGATGAAGCTCCATTATCGCATCAGTGTGACAGATTGGAGCAATGCTTCATTTTTCAGTGGCAACACTTCTTACAAAACCTTTGCAATCACTCTAGATTCTTTGTCTCCAAGTATCAATATGTTGGCTTCCTCATTTGCTATCAATTATGGAGGCAGTGCCGCTCTTGTTTTTGCTGTAAAAGAAGAAAATTTGGACAGACTTTATATCAGCAATGGCGTTGATGAGTTTGTGGCTTTTCCTTATATCCGAAAGGGCTATTTTGCTTCAATCATCGCTTGGCCCATCAAAAACAAAACTTTCTCCCTTTCTGTCGTTGCGATCGATAAAGCAGGGAACAAAACTATCTATCGCCCCGGCATTGTTAAACGGGCAAAGGCTTATCGCAACTCAAACCTCAAATTGCAAGATAAAAATTTTGAAAAAGTCGATGGAATGCTTCAAGCTTTGGGCAAAACAGATTTGGCTTCATACTCCCCTCAAGAACGATTTAGGTATCTCAACGAATCAGTGCGTCAAGAGGATGAAAGCATTATCCATCAGGCGTCTTTGAGCTTTGATACAGATACTTTGATCAAAGCCCCTGTAATGTTTGAGCGTTTTTATCCTCTCAAAAATGGTCAATTGGTGGGTTCATTTGGGGATTCAAGGCATTATTTTTACAAAGATCAAAATATCAGCAATTCCTTTCACATGGGACTTGATTCGGCAAGCACCAAAAACGCCCCTATCATTGCCTCCAATGCGGGAAAGGTAGTTTTGGAAAAGAAACTCGGACTCTATGGAAACACGATGATTTTGTATCATCGCCTCGGAATCTCTTCGCTTTATTCTCATATCTCTAAATTTGCATTGGGGTTAGGGGATCAGGTGCAAGAAAACCAAGTGATTGCTTATACAGGTGCGACAGGTTGGGCGTTTGGGGATCATTTGCATTTTTCTGTGTTGGTGCAGGGGCATTTTGTCAGAATCGCTGAATGGATGGACGCTAAATGGATCAAAAACAATATTGTGACGATTTTGCAAAAAGGGGAAAAAATGATTAGAGATTCGGAGAAACAATGA
- the infB gene encoding translation initiation factor IF-2, with translation MEQIKIIEVAGYLAMKPKDVIEKAKEIGIIVKTTSSSVTAEEAERISDYVMNQASAAPTTKKRSKTTKPPAEAEPEKKPKKSTKAKSPKQEAQQKTPASEPKEEPKQEQTQAPQSVENEEKQLSSKRIGLTIVKKGSKATPKTPQETEGTKTTQAMPSLKDLFQGIGQQDEEYKPKSKKKEKPKVHISHKQNEQKMDFEREFRSLDDERDDDEVMLFDLNEQELVNEDEENRKRQAIVDRVQIQKRNKWVNEGGIRRDKKKRRAPVIQQVVKHTQNQISIPEEIRVYEFADISGRELKEVIGALFKLGVLVTKNDFLDRDAIEILAEEFSIQVSFTNIVPELESVEEEEDWELFERPAVVTIMGHVDHGKTSLLDYIRNSRVASVEAGGITQHIGAYMVEKNGKMISFIDTPGHEAFTQMRMRGAQVTDIAVIVVAADDGVKQQTIEALNHAKAAGVQIIIAINKMDKESANPDKAKAECAELGFTPSEWGGEYDFIPLSARTGEGVEALLETILVQAELMELRANHAPRAKAVVLEGSLEKGRGPVATVIVQNGILKVGDSIVADTAFGRVRALLDDRGNQIKELYPSGVAVVTGLSEVPSAGSSLICVENDGIARDHAMQKASYLRQKELSKSTKVSFDELGEMVAKGQIKSLPVIVKADTQGSLEAIKASLLKLNNDEVAIHIIGFGVGGISESDISLASASENCVILGFNVRPTGVVKNKAKELQVEIKTYSIIYALIDDMEALVGGMMSPVFEEENTGQAEVRETFSISKVGTIAGCFVVDGSIQRGIKVRLIRDGVVVHTGSISSLKRFKDDAKEVSKGYECGIMLEGYNDVRVGDVFETYREVAKKQTK, from the coding sequence ATGGAACAAATAAAGATTATAGAAGTAGCAGGGTATCTTGCAATGAAACCCAAAGATGTGATTGAAAAAGCCAAAGAGATCGGAATCATTGTCAAAACCACAAGTTCAAGCGTGACTGCAGAAGAGGCTGAGCGGATCAGTGATTATGTGATGAATCAAGCAAGTGCTGCCCCAACAACCAAAAAAAGATCCAAAACCACCAAACCACCAGCAGAGGCAGAGCCAGAGAAAAAACCCAAAAAGAGCACAAAAGCAAAGAGTCCAAAACAAGAAGCACAACAAAAAACACCAGCAAGTGAGCCAAAAGAGGAGCCCAAACAAGAACAAACACAAGCCCCTCAATCTGTAGAGAACGAAGAGAAGCAGTTGAGTTCTAAACGCATAGGCTTGACTATCGTCAAAAAGGGGAGCAAAGCCACCCCTAAAACACCTCAAGAAACAGAAGGGACAAAAACAACTCAAGCAATGCCAAGTCTCAAAGATTTGTTCCAAGGAATCGGGCAACAAGATGAGGAGTATAAGCCAAAGTCAAAGAAAAAAGAAAAGCCCAAAGTCCATATTTCCCACAAGCAAAATGAACAAAAAATGGATTTTGAGCGGGAGTTTAGAAGTCTTGATGATGAACGCGATGATGATGAAGTGATGCTGTTTGATCTCAATGAGCAAGAGCTAGTCAATGAAGATGAAGAAAACAGAAAGCGACAGGCGATTGTCGATCGTGTGCAGATTCAAAAACGCAATAAGTGGGTCAATGAAGGGGGAATCAGGCGTGACAAGAAAAAGCGTAGGGCTCCTGTGATCCAGCAAGTTGTGAAACATACGCAAAATCAAATCAGTATTCCTGAAGAAATACGCGTATATGAGTTTGCAGACATTTCAGGTCGCGAGCTCAAAGAGGTCATCGGGGCATTGTTTAAGCTTGGCGTGTTGGTGACAAAAAATGATTTTCTAGATCGTGATGCGATTGAAATTTTGGCAGAGGAATTTAGCATTCAAGTCTCTTTTACCAATATTGTTCCAGAGTTGGAGAGTGTGGAGGAAGAGGAGGATTGGGAGTTGTTTGAACGCCCAGCAGTTGTCACGATTATGGGGCATGTGGATCACGGGAAAACCTCATTGCTAGATTATATTCGCAATTCTAGAGTGGCAAGTGTTGAAGCAGGCGGAATCACTCAACACATCGGTGCATATATGGTTGAAAAAAATGGAAAAATGATTTCTTTTATCGATACTCCGGGACACGAGGCTTTTACGCAGATGAGAATGCGTGGAGCACAAGTGACAGATATTGCTGTGATTGTCGTGGCAGCTGATGATGGGGTCAAGCAACAAACGATTGAGGCACTCAACCACGCAAAAGCTGCAGGGGTGCAAATCATCATTGCAATCAACAAAATGGACAAAGAAAGTGCCAATCCAGACAAAGCAAAAGCAGAGTGTGCAGAGCTTGGATTCACTCCGAGTGAGTGGGGCGGGGAGTATGATTTCATCCCATTGTCTGCTAGGACAGGAGAAGGGGTGGAGGCTTTGCTAGAAACGATTTTGGTGCAGGCTGAATTGATGGAATTGAGGGCAAATCACGCTCCACGAGCCAAAGCTGTGGTGTTGGAGGGAAGCTTGGAAAAAGGGCGAGGTCCTGTAGCCACAGTGATTGTGCAAAATGGAATCTTAAAAGTGGGGGATTCGATTGTGGCAGATACGGCTTTTGGGCGTGTTAGGGCATTGCTTGATGATAGAGGAAATCAAATCAAAGAGCTTTATCCATCGGGCGTTGCGGTGGTGACAGGACTATCAGAGGTGCCAAGTGCTGGTTCTAGCTTGATTTGTGTGGAGAACGATGGGATTGCGCGCGATCACGCAATGCAAAAGGCAAGTTATTTGAGGCAAAAAGAATTGAGCAAAAGCACAAAAGTCAGCTTCGATGAGTTGGGCGAAATGGTTGCAAAAGGTCAGATCAAATCCCTCCCTGTCATTGTCAAAGCAGACACGCAAGGCTCCCTTGAGGCAATCAAGGCAAGTTTGCTGAAACTCAATAACGATGAGGTGGCGATACATATCATTGGCTTTGGTGTCGGAGGCATTTCTGAGAGTGATATTTCTTTGGCGAGTGCCTCAGAGAATTGTGTCATTTTGGGATTCAATGTGCGTCCAACAGGTGTTGTCAAAAACAAAGCCAAGGAATTGCAAGTTGAGATCAAAACTTATTCCATCATTTATGCTTTGATTGATGATATGGAGGCATTGGTTGGAGGAATGATGTCGCCAGTCTTTGAGGAAGAAAACACGGGACAAGCTGAAGTTAGAGAAACTTTCAGTATTTCCAAAGTTGGCACGATTGCAGGGTGCTTTGTCGTAGATGGAAGTATCCAGCGTGGAATCAAAGTGAGGCTAATCCGCGATGGAGTGGTTGTGCATACAGGCTCCATCTCCTCGCTCAAGCGTTTCAAAGATGATGCAAAAGAAGTCAGCAAGGGATATGAGTGCGGGATTATGCTTGAGGGCTACAATGATGTGAGGGTGGGTGATGTGTTTGAGACATACCGAGAAGTTGCCAAAAAGCAAACAAAATGA